From a single Ignavibacteria bacterium genomic region:
- a CDS encoding dihydroorotate dehydrogenase-like protein: MDLTTTYLGMKLKNPVVPSAGPISQEISSIKALEDAGAAAVVLYSLFEEQIEKESLANHYYTTAHNESYAEATTYFPDHIEYKAGPEEYLDLIRKAKEATDIPIIASLNGKSLGGWVKYAHNMEEAGADALELNIYKLATDFNTDGREIEQLYIDIIKEVKRNVKIPVAVKLSPFFSSTAWMADQLDKAGADGLVLFNRFYQPDIDLENLEVVPNVLLSTPMAMRLPLRWIGVLYGRLDCDLAATSGIYSEKDVIKMIMVGAKVTQMMSSILKFGPNHISDVLAKMKFWMEANEYNSVEDMRGSMSYMNVGDPSQYERANYMKVISSVKL; the protein is encoded by the coding sequence ATGGATCTGACAACAACATATCTTGGCATGAAACTTAAAAACCCTGTGGTTCCATCCGCGGGTCCAATTTCTCAGGAGATTTCATCAATTAAGGCTCTCGAAGATGCAGGTGCTGCTGCTGTGGTGCTCTATTCACTCTTCGAGGAGCAGATTGAAAAAGAATCCCTTGCCAATCATTATTATACAACAGCGCATAACGAAAGTTATGCAGAAGCCACGACTTACTTCCCCGACCATATCGAATATAAAGCCGGTCCCGAAGAGTATCTCGATCTCATCCGTAAGGCTAAAGAAGCCACAGACATCCCGATAATTGCCAGCCTCAATGGTAAATCTTTGGGCGGATGGGTAAAATATGCTCACAACATGGAAGAAGCCGGTGCCGATGCACTCGAGTTGAACATCTACAAACTTGCCACCGATTTCAACACCGACGGCAGGGAAATTGAACAGCTCTACATCGACATAATAAAAGAAGTTAAAAGAAATGTGAAAATCCCTGTTGCAGTGAAACTGAGCCCTTTCTTCAGTTCAACTGCATGGATGGCTGACCAGCTTGACAAAGCCGGTGCAGACGGTCTCGTACTCTTCAACAGATTCTACCAGCCCGATATCGATCTGGAAAATCTCGAAGTGGTGCCCAATGTCCTACTGAGCACTCCGATGGCGATGAGACTTCCTCTCCGCTGGATTGGTGTTCTTTACGGCAGACTCGACTGCGACCTCGCTGCCACGAGCGGTATCTACAGTGAAAAAGATGTCATCAAAATGATCATGGTTGGTGCCAAGGTCACACAAATGATGTCGAGTATCCTGAAGTTTGGACCAAACCACATTTCTGATGTACTTGCAAAAATGAAATTCTGGATGGAAGCCAACGAGTACAACTCGGTGGAAGACATGCGTGGTTCAATGAGCTACATGAATGTTGGCGACCCCTCTCAATATGAAAGAGCCAACTATATGAAAGTAATCAGCTCGGTCAAATTATAG
- the nifJ gene encoding pyruvate:ferredoxin (flavodoxin) oxidoreductase: MERKKVTIDGNEAAGYVAYHTNEVIAIYPITPSSNMAEWCDAWASEGRKNIWGITPSVSELQSEGGASGSVHGALQTGSLTTTFTASQGLLLMIPNMFKIAGELTSTVFHVSARSIAASALSIFGDHSDVMSTRSTGWALLSSNSVQEVMDFALIAQAATLEARVPFIHFFDGFRTSHEVAKIEQLTPDDMKHMIDQRLVFEHRKRGLNPDAPVLRGTAQNPDVYFQGRETVNPFYNACPDIVQKYMDKFAKLTGRQYNLYDYYGAPDAEKVIIIMGSGAEAVEETVEHLTAAGEKVGVLKVRLYRPFSMKHFIAAIPKTVKVIGVLDRTKEPGASGEPLYLDVVSAIAETFNEGTLPFAFPKIVGGRYGLSSKEFTPAMIKSVYDELGKSKPKNHFTVGIKEDVTNTSLEFDPSFSVENEDTFKGKFYGLGADGTVGANKNSIKIIGEGTDFYAQGYFVYDSKKSGSMTTSHLRFGPKKIKSSYLINRANFVACHQTVFLETTDMLRDAVEGASFLLNTPASKEEVWDTLPENVQKTLIEKKMKFYIIDAYKVANETGMGGRINSIMQTCFFAISKILPKEKAIEMIKYAIKKTYGSKGEKIVQMNFDSVDRTLDNLFEVEVPNVITSKFNIRDAVPANSPEFVKNVTGKIIAGFGDDLPVSLMPVDGTFPTGTTKYEKRNIALEVPVWDADVCIQCNKCALICPHASIRAKIYSKDQLDKAPETFKAVPFKAKEHGEGLYYTIQVAVEDCTGCGLCVEFCPAKNKREVRFKAINMQPQLPLRETERLNWDFFLDIPEWDRTDLKLNTVKDSQFLEPLFEFSGACSGCGETPYVKLVSQLYGDRAVVANATGCSSIYGGNLPTTPWSKNKDGRGPAWSNSLFEDNAEFGYGFKLSIDQFNEQARILLVKLGEKIGDRLVFDLLNADQKTEAGIRDQRARVEELKTKLAEIENSTSDEDLKFDAINLKSLADYLVKKSVWIMGGDGWAYDIGYGGLDHVLASGKNVNVLVLDTEVYSNTGGQMSKSTPRAAVAKFASGGKLAAKKDLALMAMSYGNVYVAKVAMGANDAHTVKAFIEAEAYDGPSLIIAYSHCIAHGIDMSTATRNQKAAVDSGHWQLFRYNPDLVAEGKNPFSLDSKGMKIPFKDYAYLETRYKMLTKSHPEAAARLMDEAQEDVSKRWKMYENMANQNPNVNN, from the coding sequence ATGGAAAGAAAAAAAGTAACTATTGACGGAAATGAGGCGGCGGGATATGTAGCCTATCACACTAACGAAGTGATAGCAATATACCCTATTACTCCTTCGTCTAACATGGCAGAATGGTGCGATGCATGGGCATCGGAAGGAAGAAAAAACATCTGGGGAATTACACCATCTGTCTCTGAACTTCAAAGTGAGGGCGGAGCCTCCGGAAGTGTGCACGGCGCACTTCAGACAGGTTCACTTACAACCACCTTCACAGCATCACAGGGTCTTCTATTGATGATCCCTAACATGTTTAAAATTGCCGGTGAACTGACTTCCACAGTATTTCATGTGTCAGCCCGTTCAATAGCTGCATCCGCTTTGTCAATTTTTGGCGATCACAGTGATGTTATGTCAACCCGTTCAACAGGTTGGGCACTCCTCTCCTCAAATTCAGTTCAGGAAGTAATGGACTTTGCTCTTATAGCACAGGCTGCAACGCTTGAAGCAAGAGTACCGTTCATCCACTTCTTCGATGGTTTCAGAACATCACACGAAGTTGCCAAAATTGAGCAGCTTACCCCCGATGATATGAAACATATGATCGATCAGAGACTTGTGTTCGAACACAGAAAAAGAGGTCTGAATCCTGACGCACCAGTTCTTCGCGGAACAGCTCAAAACCCTGATGTTTACTTCCAGGGCAGAGAAACTGTAAATCCGTTTTATAATGCATGTCCTGATATCGTTCAAAAATACATGGACAAGTTTGCTAAGCTTACAGGCAGACAGTATAACCTTTACGATTATTACGGTGCACCGGATGCAGAAAAAGTAATCATCATTATGGGTTCAGGCGCTGAAGCGGTTGAAGAAACCGTGGAACACCTTACAGCAGCCGGAGAAAAAGTCGGTGTCTTGAAAGTAAGACTCTACAGACCTTTCTCAATGAAACATTTTATAGCAGCAATACCCAAAACCGTAAAAGTTATTGGTGTACTTGACAGGACAAAAGAGCCGGGAGCATCGGGAGAACCTCTCTACTTGGATGTTGTTAGCGCAATAGCCGAAACCTTTAACGAAGGAACCCTGCCTTTCGCATTCCCTAAAATAGTCGGCGGAAGATATGGTCTCTCTTCAAAAGAGTTCACACCTGCAATGATTAAATCAGTGTATGACGAACTCGGAAAATCCAAACCTAAAAACCACTTCACCGTGGGAATAAAGGAAGATGTAACCAATACAAGTCTCGAATTCGATCCTTCATTCTCCGTTGAAAACGAAGATACATTCAAAGGTAAATTCTACGGACTTGGTGCTGACGGAACAGTTGGAGCAAACAAAAACTCCATCAAGATTATCGGTGAAGGCACCGACTTCTACGCACAGGGTTACTTTGTTTACGATTCGAAAAAATCGGGTTCGATGACTACATCCCACCTGAGGTTTGGACCAAAGAAAATCAAATCAAGCTACCTCATCAACCGTGCAAATTTCGTTGCATGCCATCAGACAGTCTTCCTCGAGACTACTGACATGCTTCGCGATGCAGTTGAAGGTGCTTCATTCCTTCTGAACACTCCCGCTTCCAAAGAAGAGGTCTGGGATACACTTCCTGAGAATGTTCAGAAAACCCTCATCGAAAAGAAGATGAAATTCTACATTATCGATGCTTACAAAGTTGCCAACGAAACGGGCATGGGCGGAAGAATCAACTCCATCATGCAGACCTGCTTTTTTGCAATTTCGAAAATCCTTCCAAAGGAAAAAGCAATCGAAATGATCAAGTACGCTATCAAGAAAACCTATGGTTCAAAAGGCGAAAAGATCGTTCAGATGAATTTTGACTCGGTTGACAGAACACTCGATAACCTTTTTGAAGTGGAAGTGCCGAATGTAATTACATCAAAATTCAATATCCGTGACGCGGTTCCTGCAAATTCACCCGAATTTGTAAAGAATGTAACCGGAAAGATTATTGCCGGTTTTGGTGATGACCTTCCTGTAAGCCTTATGCCCGTGGATGGTACATTCCCGACCGGAACAACCAAATACGAAAAAAGAAACATAGCCCTTGAAGTTCCCGTTTGGGACGCTGATGTTTGTATTCAGTGTAACAAATGTGCACTCATCTGCCCTCATGCTTCGATTAGAGCAAAAATTTATTCAAAAGATCAGCTTGACAAAGCTCCTGAAACCTTCAAAGCAGTTCCTTTCAAAGCAAAAGAACACGGTGAAGGCCTCTATTACACAATTCAGGTCGCAGTTGAAGATTGTACGGGTTGCGGACTTTGCGTCGAATTCTGTCCTGCCAAAAACAAGAGAGAAGTAAGATTCAAAGCTATCAACATGCAGCCACAGCTTCCGCTTCGTGAAACCGAACGCTTAAACTGGGATTTCTTCCTTGATATTCCTGAATGGGACAGAACTGATCTTAAGCTGAACACGGTAAAAGATTCACAGTTCCTCGAGCCATTGTTTGAGTTCTCGGGTGCATGCTCAGGTTGCGGTGAAACTCCTTATGTAAAACTCGTCAGCCAGCTATACGGTGACAGGGCAGTGGTTGCCAACGCAACAGGCTGTTCATCAATCTATGGCGGTAACCTGCCAACAACACCGTGGAGCAAAAACAAAGACGGACGCGGACCCGCATGGTCAAACTCCCTCTTCGAAGACAACGCTGAATTTGGATACGGTTTCAAACTTTCGATCGACCAGTTTAACGAGCAGGCAAGAATTCTTCTCGTAAAACTCGGCGAAAAAATCGGTGACAGACTCGTTTTCGACCTCCTTAATGCAGATCAGAAAACTGAAGCCGGTATCAGAGACCAGAGAGCAAGAGTGGAAGAACTGAAAACAAAGCTTGCAGAAATCGAAAATTCAACATCTGATGAAGACCTTAAATTCGACGCAATCAACCTCAAGAGCCTTGCTGACTATCTCGTGAAGAAATCAGTTTGGATCATGGGTGGTGACGGATGGGCTTACGATATCGGTTACGGCGGTCTCGATCATGTGCTCGCATCGGGCAAAAATGTAAATGTTCTCGTTCTCGATACCGAAGTGTATTCAAATACTGGTGGTCAGATGTCAAAATCGACACCAAGAGCCGCTGTTGCAAAATTTGCTTCGGGTGGTAAACTTGCTGCGAAAAAAGATCTTGCACTGATGGCTATGAGCTACGGTAATGTTTATGTTGCCAAAGTTGCGATGGGTGCAAACGACGCTCACACAGTAAAGGCATTCATCGAAGCCGAAGCTTATGACGGACCATCCTTGATCATTGCCTACAGCCACTGTATCGCTCATGGTATCGACATGTCAACCGCTACCAGAAACCAGAAAGCGGCAGTTGATTCAGGTCACTGGCAGCTCTTCAGGTATAATCCTGATCTCGTTGCAGAAGGAAAGAATCCTTTCAGCCTCGACTCAAAGGGCATGAAGATTCCTTTCAAAGATTACGCATATCTTGAAACCAGATATAAAATGTTGACAAAATCGCATCCCGAAGCTGCCGCCAGATTGATGGACGAAGCTCAGGAAGATGTTTCCAAGCGTTGGAAAATGTATGAAAACATGGCGAACCAAAACCCAAATGTTAACAATTAA
- a CDS encoding DUF1648 domain-containing protein — METKNRPRIELESSVADKIVEVVSATVLLTISVLFLFQYPSVDERVPMHYDFSGNVDRMGDKAELFFLFGILILLYAGMTIAQRFPHSFNYLTEITRENALRQYTTAVRMIRWLKMMLVCLFSFIIAKTIFPVYISDEVFFAVIITFIVITFIQMIGYFIKSGK, encoded by the coding sequence TTGGAAACAAAAAACAGGCCCCGGATAGAACTTGAAAGTTCTGTTGCAGACAAAATTGTCGAGGTTGTATCTGCCACTGTACTTTTGACAATAAGTGTACTATTTCTGTTTCAGTACCCTTCTGTTGATGAAAGAGTGCCGATGCATTATGACTTCTCAGGAAATGTTGACCGTATGGGAGACAAAGCAGAATTGTTTTTCCTTTTTGGAATACTAATTTTACTCTACGCCGGTATGACAATCGCACAAAGATTCCCGCATTCGTTTAACTATCTGACAGAAATCACCCGCGAAAATGCCCTGCGACAATATACAACCGCTGTCAGAATGATCCGCTGGCTAAAAATGATGCTTGTGTGTTTATTCTCGTTTATCATCGCCAAAACCATTTTCCCGGTTTACATCAGCGACGAAGTTTTCTTTGCGGTGATAATAACATTCATTGTCATAACCTTCATTCAGATGATCGGATATTTCATAAAATCGGGCAAATAA
- a CDS encoding choice-of-anchor A family protein has translation MQKHSTILNKMLFALIWVISTAVVFPIDTLSVSGTESNTKYPAEFFVSPDGITSSIAKVLAIDKGTNGIKFTDPYNPTKVFNAWAGTFRGEINSQTENFYCIDIAHSLAFYTASQPHLYIDSGTTPSQITYILMNYYPYKAYPYTGAMTTVQKEAAAIQLAIWHFADGVNPNTIQTADIKARTIEIINEANANSNGFVPVKTLIILPSANQYFTGTDAQFRIKVFDELARPVANRQVTLSVSAGSLSQTVVTTDATGTTPAVTLNPGSAKNVTLTATAVITIPQGTRYVHQVQPNLFQKIVLATPATAQKNTSINLEWTERVDISLTKTVSNANPNNGENVTFTISVSNAGPSPASGVVAKDFLPGGLTYISSSASQGSFNSASGEWTIGNLANGANASLAVTVKVDVAANYLFSLGAAEGYNVFTLQDMNQPTADVEGKVAVGRDGFFSNFSVGDLLPASGGTVDVLVVGRHLTFASGNVTGGNVVYGTSGTVSQQVGIVDGTLRQGNPVDFNAAGAYLTALSTQLAGYTTNGSTTMSGVTLTLNGADPFLNTFSVTAAQMTQTQEVYVNVPNGSVALINVAGDSIDWGGNLVVSGTPITNCMFNFHDAKKITIQSIDVTGSVLAPLADVNFISGVQHGQMICKSLSGGAQYNLANFIGNIPLDTTITNIAEIIRCDQLDVDSNPGSGGENEDDYSAASVHVRGTHAGGGGSINTGNWQYVGSVSQEYFIWTFMRAQDGSMIAGTWGGKILRSTDQGLTFSVINNGMNVAYIWSLVQTPNGDFYAATERGVFRSGDNGVNWNSTSLPQYDVRSLLFHDNTLYAGLWGQGVYKSTDNGANWVDASSGMIIKSVQALTKDNSGNIYAGTFGGSIYKSVDGGQNWNSTAMNYPHVWSLGTTSTGIIVAGTYGNGLYLSADGGNSWQPQTSGIAATHIYSVSVDNGDNVFVSSWNNGVYFAHITSTDAPASAWNYIGLKGVKVSAISFDQSNGRLFAATSDGGILRNDSPTSVKEIETTYSPAGFVLSDNYPNPFNPETVIEFSIPLKVNVNLSIYNVLGEMVSTLATGELEAGRYSVKFDAKQLPSGIYIYRLSAGTNVISKKMILMK, from the coding sequence ATGCAAAAACATTCTACTATTCTAAATAAAATGCTGTTTGCCTTAATTTGGGTTATCTCAACAGCAGTTGTATTTCCTATCGACACACTATCGGTCTCAGGAACCGAAAGCAATACAAAATATCCGGCTGAGTTTTTTGTCTCCCCGGATGGGATAACAAGCAGTATTGCCAAGGTACTGGCGATTGATAAAGGGACAAATGGAATAAAATTTACCGACCCCTATAATCCTACAAAAGTATTTAACGCCTGGGCAGGCACTTTTAGAGGCGAAATAAACAGTCAAACCGAAAATTTCTATTGTATAGACATTGCCCATTCGCTCGCTTTTTATACAGCTTCACAACCTCATCTCTATATAGATTCGGGTACAACCCCGTCACAAATAACCTACATATTGATGAATTACTATCCATATAAGGCCTACCCTTATACAGGTGCGATGACGACGGTTCAAAAGGAAGCCGCGGCCATACAACTCGCAATCTGGCATTTTGCCGATGGAGTTAATCCGAACACCATACAGACTGCTGATATTAAGGCAAGAACCATCGAAATAATTAATGAAGCAAACGCAAATTCCAATGGTTTTGTGCCGGTAAAAACCTTGATAATTCTTCCGTCAGCAAACCAGTATTTTACAGGAACAGATGCTCAGTTTAGAATTAAAGTATTTGATGAACTTGCACGACCTGTTGCAAACAGACAAGTTACGCTTTCTGTTTCTGCCGGGTCACTTAGTCAAACGGTTGTTACAACCGATGCAACGGGCACGACACCAGCAGTGACACTAAATCCCGGCTCTGCGAAGAATGTGACTCTTACTGCAACTGCCGTCATAACAATTCCCCAGGGAACGAGATATGTTCACCAGGTACAACCAAACTTATTCCAAAAAATTGTGCTCGCCACACCGGCCACGGCTCAAAAGAATACATCGATAAACCTTGAGTGGACAGAAAGAGTCGATATTAGTCTGACAAAAACAGTAAGTAATGCAAATCCTAATAATGGCGAAAATGTCACATTCACAATCTCTGTTTCCAATGCAGGACCTTCGCCCGCTTCAGGGGTGGTAGCGAAGGATTTTCTGCCGGGTGGTCTTACTTACATCAGTTCGAGTGCCTCACAAGGCAGCTTCAACTCCGCAAGCGGTGAATGGACAATCGGGAACCTTGCCAATGGTGCCAACGCTTCGCTTGCTGTAACAGTAAAAGTTGATGTCGCTGCAAATTATCTTTTCAGTCTCGGTGCTGCAGAAGGATACAATGTATTTACTCTTCAGGACATGAATCAGCCAACCGCGGATGTGGAGGGGAAAGTGGCAGTCGGAAGAGACGGGTTTTTCTCCAACTTCAGTGTCGGTGATCTCCTTCCCGCTTCGGGGGGAACAGTTGATGTGCTGGTGGTTGGAAGACATCTTACATTTGCTTCAGGAAATGTAACCGGAGGCAATGTGGTTTACGGTACATCGGGAACAGTTTCTCAACAGGTTGGGATAGTGGACGGTACTCTGAGGCAAGGAAATCCGGTCGATTTCAATGCAGCGGGTGCATACCTTACCGCTCTTTCAACACAACTGGCCGGTTACACAACAAACGGTTCAACAACCATGTCCGGAGTTACCCTGACACTTAACGGTGCAGATCCGTTCTTAAACACATTCTCAGTTACTGCCGCACAGATGACCCAGACTCAGGAAGTATATGTAAATGTACCCAATGGTTCGGTTGCTCTTATCAATGTGGCCGGAGACAGCATCGACTGGGGTGGTAATCTCGTTGTGTCAGGTACACCAATAACAAACTGCATGTTTAATTTTCACGATGCAAAGAAGATAACAATTCAGTCAATTGATGTAACCGGTTCCGTTCTTGCACCATTAGCGGATGTAAACTTTATTAGCGGTGTTCAACACGGACAGATGATATGCAAGTCTCTTTCCGGCGGAGCACAGTATAATCTTGCAAATTTCATCGGAAACATTCCCCTTGACACAACAATAACAAATATTGCAGAAATTATCAGATGCGACCAGCTCGATGTGGATTCAAACCCGGGATCGGGAGGGGAGAACGAGGATGATTATTCCGCAGCAAGCGTTCATGTCAGGGGAACGCACGCCGGAGGTGGTGGATCAATAAATACCGGAAACTGGCAATATGTCGGTTCTGTAAGTCAGGAATATTTTATCTGGACTTTTATGCGGGCACAGGACGGGTCTATGATTGCAGGTACCTGGGGTGGAAAAATTCTAAGATCAACTGATCAGGGACTTACATTCTCTGTTATCAACAACGGTATGAATGTCGCCTACATCTGGAGTCTGGTTCAAACACCAAACGGTGATTTCTATGCCGCAACCGAAAGAGGCGTTTTCCGTTCAGGTGACAACGGAGTAAACTGGAATTCCACTTCACTTCCACAGTACGATGTCCGTTCTCTTTTATTCCATGATAATACACTTTATGCCGGTCTATGGGGTCAAGGAGTTTATAAATCGACTGACAACGGTGCAAACTGGGTTGATGCAAGCAGCGGTATGATTATCAAATCAGTTCAGGCTCTCACGAAAGATAACAGCGGCAATATTTACGCCGGTACATTCGGAGGCAGTATATACAAGAGTGTTGATGGCGGACAAAACTGGAACTCAACAGCAATGAACTATCCGCATGTCTGGTCACTCGGTACTACTTCCACAGGCATAATTGTTGCAGGAACCTACGGGAATGGTCTCTATCTCTCTGCCGATGGTGGAAACTCGTGGCAACCACAAACCTCCGGAATAGCTGCAACGCACATTTACTCGGTTTCTGTTGATAACGGAGACAATGTTTTCGTCAGCTCCTGGAATAACGGTGTTTATTTTGCACATATCACCTCAACAGATGCCCCTGCTTCAGCCTGGAATTATATCGGATTGAAAGGTGTGAAGGTAAGTGCAATCAGTTTCGATCAATCAAACGGCAGGTTGTTTGCTGCCACCTCAGATGGCGGAATTCTCAGAAACGACTCTCCGACTTCGGTTAAAGAGATTGAAACGACATATAGTCCTGCAGGTTTCGTTCTGTCAGATAACTACCCGAATCCATTCAATCCGGAGACAGTAATCGAATTCTCCATTCCATTAAAAGTGAATGTGAATCTTTCGATTTATAATGTTCTCGGTGAAATGGTCAGCACGCTTGCGACAGGGGAGTTGGAAGCAGGAAGATACTCCGTAAAATTCGATGCAAAACAGCTTCCAAGCGGTATATATATTTACAGACTGTCAGCAGGAACCAATGTCATTTCCAAAAAAATGATTTTAATGAAATAG
- the acs gene encoding acetate--CoA ligase, with amino-acid sequence MSDETGIKQSEGEIFHPSQSVIDKALCKDYDSMYKKSIENPENFWGEIAEEFVWSQKWEKVYDDSNPPFFKWFTGGKTNIVTNAIDRHLKTFRKNKIALIWESEAGDDVRTYSYFALNREIVKFANILKSMGVQKGDIVTIYMPRVPELMFAMLACAKIGAAHSVVYGGFSVEALAERIEDAQSKVLITADGGFMRGKIVNLKEIADEALARQGTIEHCVVVKRTGHEVYMEPGRDYWYHDLLSVPVVNQPCETEQVDAETMLFILYTSGTTGRPKGVIHTHGGYMVYTATSFKYVFDINDEDRYWCAADPGWITGHSYIVYAPLLNGATSFMYEGAPNFPYPNRWWKMIEKYGITILYTAPTAIRGLMRFGNAWPNRHDLSSLRILGSVGEPINPEAWKWYYEVIGKSKCPIMDTWWQTETGGFMITPLPVTPLKPGSATKPFFGIEVDVIDSEGKSAAPGEEGILVIKKPWPSIMRGILHDPERYKQQYWSKYTTMYEAGDSARKDKDGYVWVIGRLDDVIKVSGYRLGTAEIESALVSHSAVAEAAAIGLPHEVKGNVIHAYVVLRAGYVASESLMEDLKKHVGHEIGPIAKPEKINFMDALPKTRSGKIMRRLLRARALGLPEGDKSTLEE; translated from the coding sequence ATGAGTGATGAAACAGGCATTAAACAGTCTGAAGGAGAAATTTTCCACCCCTCGCAGTCAGTTATTGATAAAGCTCTCTGCAAAGACTACGATTCGATGTACAAAAAATCGATCGAAAACCCGGAGAATTTCTGGGGAGAAATCGCAGAAGAGTTTGTATGGTCTCAAAAATGGGAGAAAGTTTACGATGATTCCAACCCGCCGTTCTTTAAATGGTTTACTGGTGGTAAAACCAATATTGTTACCAATGCCATCGACAGACATTTAAAAACTTTCCGGAAAAACAAAATTGCCCTGATTTGGGAGAGTGAAGCCGGTGATGATGTCAGAACCTATTCCTATTTTGCCCTTAATCGCGAAATTGTAAAATTTGCCAACATTTTAAAGAGCATGGGGGTACAGAAAGGCGACATTGTTACGATATATATGCCCCGTGTTCCCGAATTGATGTTTGCAATGCTTGCCTGTGCAAAAATAGGAGCTGCTCACTCGGTGGTTTACGGTGGTTTCAGTGTCGAGGCTCTTGCGGAAAGAATAGAAGATGCTCAAAGCAAAGTGCTTATCACTGCCGATGGTGGTTTTATGCGCGGTAAAATTGTAAACCTGAAGGAAATTGCCGACGAAGCACTCGCCAGACAAGGTACAATCGAACATTGTGTGGTTGTAAAGCGGACTGGACACGAAGTGTATATGGAGCCCGGAAGAGACTACTGGTACCACGACCTTCTAAGCGTACCAGTGGTAAATCAGCCATGCGAAACCGAACAAGTGGATGCCGAGACGATGCTATTTATCCTGTACACTTCAGGAACGACAGGCAGACCCAAAGGAGTAATCCACACTCACGGTGGTTACATGGTTTATACTGCCACATCATTCAAATATGTTTTTGACATCAACGATGAAGACCGTTACTGGTGTGCTGCAGATCCGGGATGGATCACGGGCCACAGTTATATCGTTTACGCACCACTTCTAAACGGTGCCACAAGTTTCATGTATGAGGGCGCTCCCAACTTCCCATATCCAAACAGATGGTGGAAGATGATCGAGAAATACGGGATTACTATTCTCTATACAGCTCCCACGGCTATCAGAGGACTGATGCGTTTCGGCAATGCCTGGCCCAACAGACATGACCTCTCATCACTCCGAATTCTCGGAAGTGTCGGCGAACCGATAAATCCTGAAGCCTGGAAGTGGTATTACGAGGTGATCGGAAAATCAAAATGTCCGATTATGGATACATGGTGGCAAACAGAGACGGGTGGATTTATGATCACACCTCTCCCCGTTACTCCCCTGAAACCGGGAAGTGCAACAAAGCCATTCTTTGGTATTGAGGTGGATGTTATCGACTCTGAAGGCAAGAGTGCGGCTCCAGGTGAAGAAGGCATTCTCGTTATCAAAAAACCTTGGCCCTCGATTATGCGGGGTATTCTGCACGATCCTGAACGATACAAACAGCAGTACTGGAGTAAATACACAACCATGTACGAGGCGGGCGACTCCGCCAGAAAAGACAAGGACGGTTATGTGTGGGTAATAGGCAGACTGGATGATGTAATTAAAGTGAGCGGTTACAGGCTCGGAACTGCAGAAATAGAATCCGCGCTCGTTTCACATTCAGCAGTGGCGGAAGCTGCAGCCATTGGTTTGCCGCACGAAGTAAAAGGAAATGTAATTCATGCCTATGTGGTACTCAGAGCCGGATATGTAGCCTCCGAATCATTAATGGAGGACCTGAAAAAACATGTCGGTCACGAGATAGGACCAATCGCAAAACCGGAAAAAATCAACTTCATGGATGCTCTTCCCAAAACAAGATCAGGTAAAATAATGAGAAGGCTACTGCGTGCCAGAGCTCTCGGTCTTCCTGAAGGTGACAAGAGTACGCTGGAAGAGTAA